The following are from one region of the Oncorhynchus masou masou isolate Uvic2021 chromosome 24, UVic_Omas_1.1, whole genome shotgun sequence genome:
- the LOC135512421 gene encoding nuclear factor 7, brain-like — MTQQGPTAAMEERLSCPICFEFFQDPVSLKCQHSSCRSCLETPTRIQQKQRECPVCRGRNSIDNIQPAMSNMKLRNIVEAYLQGEKKKGSGGRAVGLVVCARHNKKLRFFCEECEELVCAVCVETERHAKHKHQPVKEEAQWRKREITSLIYNLPEKLELDIKQARATRKCAAQYIKTQAQTTAGQIKSEFANLHQFLRVEEEARLAALKQEEGMKTGLLTERIARLASNMTSLPGRISDIQTKMKTDDISFLQMYKDLKDRAKYTLEDPEPVSGALIDVAQHLGNLRFKVWKKMQEMVQYTPVTLDVNSAHPDLLISGVLLEVSDRQSSQPVPDNAERFDSSVSVLGSEGFYSGIHSWEVEVGLKKAWTLGVAKEGVARKGNVMVSPEGGIWAMGLWNGEEYSAGTSPLGTPLVLSRKPQNVRVKLDYEKGELSFYDSSDMSLIYMFEQRFTERLFPYFSPCLNTDGTNPGVLSICPEKVFVTVTPAH, encoded by the exons ATGACCCAGCAGGGACCAACAGCAGCTATGGAGGAAAGACTCAGCTGTCCCATCTGCTTTGAGTTCTTCCAGGACCCAGTGAGTCTGAAATGTCAACACAGCTCCTGCCGCAGCTGCCTGGAAACACCAACAAGAATTCAACAAAAGCAGCGCGAGTGCCCAGTCTGCAGGGGAAGGAATTCCATAGACAATATCCAGCCCGCAATGTCTAATATGAAACTGAGGAACATAGTGGAGGCCTACCTGCAGGGAGAAAAGAAGAAGGGGAGTGGGGGGAGAGCAGTGGGTCTTGTGGTGTGCGCCAGACATAATAAGAAGCTCAGGTTTTTCTGTGAGGAATGTGAGGAACTtgtttgtgctgtgtgtgtggagacCGAGCGGCATGCCAAGCATAAACACCAGCCGGTGAAGGAGGAAGCGCAATGGCGTAAG AGGGAAATCACTTCATTGATCTACAACCTTCCTGAGAAACTGGAACTGGACATAAAGCAAGCGAGAGCCACAAGAAAGTGTGCAGCACAATACATCAAG ACCCAGGCCCAAACCACAGCAGGACAGATCAAGAGTGAGTTTGCAAACCTCCACCAGTTCCTGAGAGTTGAGGAGGAGGCCAGACTGGCAGCTTTGAAACAGGAGGAAGGGATGAAGACAGGGTTACTGACCGAGAGGATCGCCCGTCTTGCCAGCAACATGACCTCACTCCCAGGGAGGATCTCAGACATACAGACCAAGATGAAGACCGATGACATCTCATTTCTACAG ATGTACAAGGACTTGAAAGACAG GGCCAAGTATACATTGGAGGATCCAGAGCCTGTATCGGGGGCACTGATAGACGTGGCCCAACACTTGGGAAACCTGAGGTTCAAGGTCTGGAAGAAAATGCAAGAGATGGTGCAATACA CCCCTGTGACCCTGGATGTGAATTCAGCTCACCCTGATCTACTGATCTCTGGGGTCCTCCTGGAGGTGAGTGACAGACAATCGTCCCAGCCTGTGCCTGATAACGCGGAGCGATTCGACAGCTCAGTGAGCGTGCTGGGCTCTGAAGGCTTCTACTCAGGCATTCACAgctgggaggtggaggtggggctTAAGAAGGCCTGGACCCTGGGAGTGGCCAAAGAGGGTGTGGCCAGGAAGGGCAATGTGATGGTCAGCCCAGAGGGTGGGATCTGGGCGATGGGGCTGTGGAACGGGGAGGAGTATAGCGCTGGAACCTCCCCCCTGGGTACCCCTTTGGTCCTGAGTAGGAAACCCCAGAATGTCAGGGTCAAGTTGGACTATGAGAAAGGAGAGCTGTCCTTCTATGACTCCAGTGACATGTCACTCATCTATATGTTCGAACAGAGGTTCACAGAGAGACTGTTCCCCTACTTCTCTCCCTGCCTTAACACCGATGGCACTAACCCTGGAGTACTGAGTATCTGCCCTGAGAAGGTGTTTGTGACTGTGACACCTGCTCACTAA